Proteins encoded by one window of Microbacterium testaceum:
- a CDS encoding DUF3039 domain-containing protein produces MSTPLDSPDSGGLATLDRELEELIREENIEPGDHERFSHYVKKDKILESALSGKPVRALCGKKWTPGRDPEKFPVCPQCKEIYESLIN; encoded by the coding sequence ATGAGCACGCCTCTCGACAGTCCTGACAGCGGGGGTCTCGCGACCCTGGATCGTGAGCTCGAAGAGCTCATCCGCGAAGAGAACATCGAGCCCGGTGATCACGAGCGCTTCTCGCATTACGTGAAGAAGGACAAGATCCTCGAGTCCGCCCTCAGCGGCAAGCCGGTGCGTGCGCTGTGCGGCAAGAAGTGGACGCCGGGGCGTGACCCCGAGAAGTTCCCCGTCTGCCCGCAGTGCAAAGAGATCTACGAGTCCCTCATCAACTGA
- a CDS encoding nicotinate phosphoribosyltransferase has protein sequence MSRSTALHTDRYELTMLDAALRDGTASRRCVFEVFGRRLSGGRRFGVVAGTGRLLEAIRDFRFGDDELRYLRDNRVVDATTIDFLADYRFTGSVTGYREGEVYFPGSPLLTIEGTFAEAVLLETLALSILNYDSAVATAAARMTVAAGERPLAEMGSRRASEEAAVAAARAAYIAGFSATSNLEAGRRWGVPTMGTAAHAWTLLHDTEEAAFRSQVEALGPGTTLLIDTYDIPEGVRTAVRVAGTELGGVRIDSGDLPIVAGEVRALLDELGATNTRITVTSDLDEYALAALAASPVDSYGVGTSVATGSGVPTAGLVFKLVAREATDGSWVGVAKASAQKASHGGRKAAFRTLDAGTATSELIIVSDGFEELSTAGEHPDARALQTALMEDGQADAASLGAAGVQAARAHHSRVREELPVRALALSKADPALPTEYRNAE, from the coding sequence ATGAGCCGTAGCACCGCCCTGCACACCGACCGTTACGAACTCACGATGCTCGACGCGGCGCTCCGCGACGGCACGGCCTCGCGCCGTTGCGTGTTCGAGGTCTTCGGTCGCCGCCTGTCCGGCGGGCGCCGGTTCGGCGTCGTCGCGGGCACGGGGCGGTTGCTCGAGGCGATCCGCGACTTCCGCTTCGGCGATGACGAGTTGCGCTACCTCCGCGACAACCGGGTGGTGGATGCCACGACCATCGACTTCCTCGCCGACTACCGTTTCACCGGCTCGGTGACGGGATACCGCGAGGGCGAGGTCTACTTCCCCGGGTCGCCGCTGCTGACGATCGAGGGCACCTTCGCCGAGGCGGTGCTGCTCGAGACGCTCGCCCTGAGCATCTTGAACTACGACTCCGCCGTCGCCACCGCCGCCGCCCGCATGACCGTGGCCGCGGGCGAGCGTCCCCTCGCCGAGATGGGCTCGCGGCGCGCGAGCGAAGAGGCCGCCGTCGCTGCCGCCCGCGCGGCGTACATCGCGGGGTTCTCGGCGACGAGCAACCTCGAGGCCGGACGCCGCTGGGGAGTCCCGACCATGGGCACCGCGGCCCACGCGTGGACGCTCCTGCACGACACCGAAGAAGCCGCTTTCCGCTCGCAGGTCGAGGCCCTCGGCCCCGGCACGACCCTGCTCATCGACACGTACGACATCCCCGAGGGTGTGCGCACGGCCGTCCGCGTCGCGGGCACCGAGCTGGGCGGGGTCCGCATCGACTCCGGCGACCTCCCCATCGTCGCGGGCGAGGTGCGGGCGCTGCTCGACGAACTCGGCGCGACGAACACGCGGATCACCGTGACGAGCGACCTCGACGAGTACGCGCTCGCTGCTCTCGCGGCATCCCCCGTCGACTCGTACGGCGTCGGGACCTCGGTCGCGACCGGGTCGGGCGTTCCGACGGCGGGCTTGGTCTTCAAACTCGTCGCCCGCGAGGCCACGGACGGTTCGTGGGTGGGTGTGGCCAAGGCATCCGCTCAGAAGGCCTCGCACGGCGGTCGCAAGGCGGCCTTCCGTACCCTCGACGCGGGCACCGCGACCTCGGAGCTGATCATCGTCAGCGACGGTTTCGAAGAGCTTTCGACCGCGGGCGAGCACCCCGACGCCCGTGCGCTGCAGACCGCGCTCATGGAGGACGGACAAGCGGATGCCGCCTCCCTCGGCGCAGCGGGAGTGCAGGCCGCTCGGGCTCATCACTCGCGCGTCCGCGAGGAGCTGCCCGTGCGCGCCCTCGCGCTGAGCAAGGCCGACCCCGCGCTCCCGACGGAGTACCGCAACGCCGAGTGA
- the rph gene encoding ribonuclease PH: MTRKDGRTNDQLRPVTIERGWSAHAEGSALVTFGGTKVLCTASFTNGVPRWLTGKGKGWVTAEYAMLPRATNSRNDRESIKGKVGGRTHEISRLIGRALRAVVDTKALGENTIVIDCDVLQADGGTRTAAITGAYVALADAIAWGREKKFIGQRTEVLRDSVAAVSVGIIDGEPMLDLAYVEDVRAETDMNVVVTGRGLFVEVQGTAEGAPFDKRELDQLLELGVNGCAELRGIQTSVLEG, from the coding sequence ATGACCCGCAAAGACGGTCGCACCAATGACCAGCTCCGCCCCGTCACCATCGAGCGCGGCTGGTCGGCGCACGCCGAGGGCTCGGCTCTCGTCACCTTCGGCGGCACGAAGGTGCTGTGCACCGCGTCGTTCACGAACGGTGTGCCGCGCTGGCTGACCGGCAAGGGCAAGGGCTGGGTCACCGCCGAGTACGCGATGCTGCCGCGCGCGACGAACAGCCGCAACGATCGCGAGTCCATCAAGGGTAAGGTCGGCGGTCGCACGCACGAGATCTCGCGCCTGATCGGCCGCGCGCTCCGCGCCGTAGTCGACACCAAGGCACTCGGTGAGAACACCATCGTCATCGACTGCGACGTGCTGCAGGCCGACGGCGGCACGCGCACCGCGGCGATCACGGGTGCATATGTGGCGTTGGCGGATGCCATCGCTTGGGGCCGCGAGAAGAAGTTCATCGGTCAGCGCACAGAGGTGCTGCGCGACTCGGTCGCGGCGGTGTCGGTGGGCATCATCGACGGAGAGCCCATGCTCGACCTCGCCTACGTCGAGGACGTGCGGGCCGAGACCGACATGAACGTCGTCGTCACCGGCCGTGGCCTGTTCGTCGAGGTGCAGGGCACCGCCGAGGGCGCGCCGTTCGACAAGCGCGAGCTCGATCAGCTGCTCGAGCTGGGTGTGAACGGCTGCGCCGAGCTGCGCGGCATCCAGACCTCGGTGCTCGAGGGCTGA
- the murI gene encoding glutamate racemase, protein MNDAPIGIFDSGVGGLTVARAVSQQLPRESILYIGDTARSPYGPKPIADVRKYSLEVLDTLVEQGVKMLVIACNTASSAMLRDARERYDVPVVEVIGPAVRTAMSTTRNGRIGVIGTVGTIGSRAYQDMLEVNENLTVFAEACPRFVEFVEAGVTDSPEVLATAEQYLAPLRHAGVDTLVLGCTHYPFLEGAISYVMGSEVSLVSSDSETAKDVYRQLVSRDLLATPDAVPTARYEATGSSADDFLRLAHRLMGREVREVQLVQTGAIDLPR, encoded by the coding sequence ATGAACGACGCGCCGATCGGGATCTTCGACTCAGGAGTCGGCGGCCTCACCGTCGCCCGCGCGGTCTCTCAACAGCTGCCGCGCGAGTCGATCCTCTACATCGGCGACACCGCGCGTTCGCCCTACGGCCCGAAGCCCATCGCCGACGTCCGCAAGTACTCGCTCGAGGTGCTCGACACCCTCGTCGAGCAGGGCGTGAAGATGCTCGTGATCGCCTGCAACACGGCGTCGTCCGCCATGCTCCGCGATGCCCGCGAGCGGTACGACGTGCCCGTCGTCGAGGTCATCGGCCCCGCCGTCCGCACCGCCATGTCGACCACCCGCAACGGCCGCATCGGCGTGATCGGCACGGTCGGCACGATCGGATCCCGCGCCTACCAGGACATGCTCGAGGTCAACGAGAACCTCACGGTGTTCGCCGAGGCCTGCCCGCGCTTCGTCGAATTCGTCGAGGCCGGAGTCACCGACTCGCCCGAGGTGCTCGCCACCGCCGAGCAGTACCTCGCCCCGCTCCGCCACGCCGGCGTCGACACGCTCGTGCTCGGCTGCACGCACTACCCGTTCCTCGAGGGCGCCATCAGTTACGTGATGGGCTCCGAGGTGAGCCTCGTCTCGAGCGACAGCGAGACCGCGAAAGACGTGTACCGCCAGCTCGTGTCGCGCGACCTTCTCGCGACTCCGGATGCCGTGCCCACCGCCCGCTACGAGGCCACCGGTTCATCCGCCGACGATTTCCTGCGCCTGGCTCACCGACTCATGGGCCGCGAGGTGCGCGAGGTGCAGCTCGTGCAGACCGGCGCCATCGACCTGCCGCGCTGA
- a CDS encoding maltokinase N-terminal cap-like domain-containing protein, with amino-acid sequence MGDLLDLLAVWMPRQRWYGTKGRDPRLTLVADWPLDAADARLLLVRDEAVHPAIVYQVPVARRPEGSVPPGSLIGAADDGLVWTDATTDPAFTDALYALVTVGGEVGSDEDGFRGIPLGATGGRALAPQMTARVLSGEQSNTSIIYRPEGEEPGLPVICKLFRQVNPGINPDVELQSALAAGGAAFVPGAIGEVRGIWMTPEGVPVSGSLAFAQEFFEGVEDAWRVALDAAAAGEDFADRAYALGASVAGMHVALAEQFSTLDPSEADRSAITGAWERRLTIALGEVPALQPYEEQIRDVYARALAAKWPALQRIHGDLHLGQVLDTPSNGWVLLDFEGEPLRPINERLQPDVAVRDVAGMLRSFDYVSGAVADDDGEAVRAWVIAAQQAFLDGYADTTRRPRTDDDPLLEAFELDKAVYEAIYETRNRPDWVGIPLAAIGRLAPLR; translated from the coding sequence ATGGGCGACCTCCTCGATCTCCTCGCTGTCTGGATGCCGCGTCAGCGCTGGTACGGCACGAAGGGCCGCGATCCGCGGCTGACTCTCGTGGCCGACTGGCCGCTCGATGCCGCCGATGCGCGACTGCTGCTGGTGCGCGACGAAGCCGTGCACCCGGCGATCGTGTACCAGGTGCCGGTTGCGCGCCGGCCGGAGGGGTCCGTTCCTCCCGGGAGTCTGATCGGCGCCGCCGACGACGGGCTCGTGTGGACGGATGCCACGACCGACCCCGCCTTCACCGATGCGCTGTACGCGTTGGTGACGGTCGGCGGCGAGGTGGGTTCGGACGAGGACGGGTTCCGGGGCATTCCGCTCGGGGCGACGGGCGGGCGGGCGTTGGCTCCGCAGATGACCGCGCGCGTGCTGAGCGGCGAGCAGTCGAACACCTCGATCATCTACCGGCCCGAGGGTGAAGAGCCGGGTCTGCCCGTCATCTGCAAGTTGTTCCGACAGGTGAATCCGGGCATCAATCCTGACGTCGAGCTGCAGTCCGCCCTGGCCGCCGGAGGGGCCGCTTTCGTGCCCGGAGCGATCGGCGAAGTCCGCGGAATCTGGATGACGCCCGAGGGTGTTCCGGTCAGCGGATCGCTCGCTTTCGCGCAGGAATTCTTTGAGGGAGTCGAAGACGCGTGGCGCGTCGCGCTCGACGCCGCGGCCGCCGGAGAGGACTTCGCCGACCGCGCGTACGCCCTCGGAGCGAGCGTCGCCGGCATGCACGTGGCACTCGCCGAGCAGTTCTCGACCCTCGATCCGAGCGAGGCCGACCGCTCCGCCATCACCGGCGCGTGGGAGCGACGACTGACGATCGCGCTCGGGGAAGTGCCCGCTCTGCAGCCCTACGAGGAGCAGATCCGCGACGTCTACGCCCGCGCTCTGGCCGCGAAATGGCCTGCTCTGCAGCGGATCCACGGCGATCTGCACCTCGGTCAGGTGCTCGACACGCCCTCGAACGGATGGGTGCTCCTCGACTTCGAGGGTGAGCCCCTTCGTCCGATCAACGAGCGCCTCCAGCCCGATGTCGCGGTCCGCGACGTGGCCGGCATGCTCCGCTCGTTCGACTACGTCTCGGGTGCCGTGGCCGACGACGACGGCGAGGCCGTGCGCGCGTGGGTCATCGCCGCGCAGCAGGCCTTCCTCGACGGATACGCCGACACGACGCGTCGCCCCCGCACCGACGACGATCCTCTGCTCGAGGCGTTCGAGCTCGACAAGGCCGTGTACGAAGCGATCTACGAGACGCGAAATCGCCCGGACTGGGTGGGTATCCCCCTCGCCGCCATCGGGCGCCTGGCACCCCTGCGCTGA
- the rdgB gene encoding RdgB/HAM1 family non-canonical purine NTP pyrophosphatase, whose protein sequence is MARIVLATHNPHKVEEFQAIVAEVRPDLEVVGYDGPEPVEDGVTFAANALIKARAAAAHTGLPALADDSGVAVDVLGGSPGVFSAYWAGHKKDATANLELLLDQLSDVADPHRTAQFVSVIALVRPDGGEQTVEGRWPGRLATAPAGPGGFGYDPIFIPDGQPAGEERTVGEWTAAEKNAASHRSRAFRELAPLLEAL, encoded by the coding sequence ATGGCGCGCATCGTTCTGGCTACGCATAATCCCCACAAGGTCGAGGAGTTCCAGGCGATCGTCGCCGAGGTGCGTCCCGACCTCGAGGTCGTCGGATACGACGGTCCTGAGCCGGTCGAAGACGGCGTGACCTTCGCCGCGAACGCGCTGATCAAGGCCCGCGCGGCCGCGGCGCACACGGGTCTGCCGGCGCTGGCCGACGACTCGGGCGTGGCGGTCGACGTACTGGGCGGATCGCCGGGCGTTTTCTCGGCGTACTGGGCGGGACACAAGAAGGACGCGACCGCCAACCTCGAGCTGCTCCTCGACCAGCTGTCGGATGTCGCCGACCCGCATCGCACGGCGCAGTTCGTGTCGGTGATCGCGCTGGTGCGTCCGGACGGCGGGGAGCAGACGGTCGAGGGCCGTTGGCCCGGCCGCCTGGCGACGGCACCCGCCGGCCCCGGCGGTTTCGGCTACGACCCGATCTTCATCCCCGACGGCCAGCCCGCCGGCGAGGAACGGACCGTGGGGGAGTGGACGGCCGCGGAGAAGAACGCGGCATCGCACCGGTCGCGGGCGTTCCGCGAGTTGGCGCCACTGCTCGAGGCGCTCTGA
- a CDS encoding ABC transporter ATP-binding protein, with the protein MVDPTPADVAVEEPVIEATDASVSESEPVDVAELEPAEASPSESESASALAAEPVAEIVTEKPLEDDDRAEVSGDASSAVAGSAGTSDIDDAAEPHDPTPADVRVDEAAAGSNESELLVESVAPDGADASAEAEETREPETAVFAAASAESSDDSARHGDDLEPAVVAAPAVDGVTASADETAVPALALRTITKSFGELRAVDAIDLTVPAGAFYGLVGPNGAGKTTTLSIIAGLLRPDRGTVTINGVDAGKRSREAKKLIGVLPDRLRTFDRLTGRQLLSYYGALRGLPAPLVESRTADLARAFDLVEALSRPVSDYSAGMTKKVMLAGAMIHSPRLLVLDEPFEAVDPVSSGVILDILGTYVEHGGTVILSSHGMELVERVCSRVAVIVSGQVLAEGTVDEVRGEGTLEERFRELSGGLGDVEGLEWLHTFSA; encoded by the coding sequence GTGGTTGATCCCACGCCCGCCGATGTCGCCGTCGAGGAGCCCGTGATCGAGGCCACTGACGCGTCGGTGTCCGAGTCTGAGCCCGTCGACGTGGCGGAGCTCGAGCCCGCTGAGGCGTCTCCGTCGGAGTCTGAGTCTGCCTCGGCGCTCGCCGCCGAGCCGGTCGCCGAGATCGTCACCGAGAAGCCGCTCGAGGACGACGACCGAGCCGAGGTCTCGGGCGACGCGTCGAGCGCCGTCGCCGGGTCCGCCGGTACCTCCGACATCGACGACGCGGCCGAGCCCCACGACCCGACCCCCGCCGACGTGCGCGTGGACGAGGCCGCGGCGGGGTCGAACGAGTCTGAACTGCTCGTCGAGAGCGTCGCCCCCGACGGAGCGGACGCATCGGCCGAGGCCGAGGAGACGCGCGAGCCCGAGACCGCTGTGTTCGCTGCCGCCTCGGCTGAGTCGAGCGACGACTCCGCCCGCCACGGCGACGACCTCGAGCCCGCGGTCGTGGCTGCGCCCGCGGTCGATGGGGTCACGGCATCCGCTGACGAGACCGCCGTCCCCGCTCTCGCACTTCGGACGATCACGAAGAGCTTCGGTGAGCTGCGGGCGGTCGACGCGATCGACCTGACCGTTCCCGCCGGTGCGTTCTACGGTCTGGTCGGCCCCAACGGTGCCGGCAAGACCACGACCCTGTCGATCATCGCGGGACTGCTGCGACCCGATCGCGGCACCGTCACGATCAACGGCGTCGACGCGGGCAAGCGCTCGCGCGAAGCGAAGAAGCTCATCGGCGTGCTGCCCGACCGGCTGCGCACCTTCGACCGGCTTACGGGCCGTCAGCTGCTGTCGTACTACGGCGCTCTGCGCGGGCTCCCCGCCCCGCTCGTCGAGAGCCGCACGGCCGACCTCGCCCGCGCGTTCGACCTCGTTGAGGCGCTGTCGCGTCCCGTGTCGGACTACTCCGCCGGCATGACCAAGAAGGTCATGCTCGCCGGCGCGATGATCCACTCGCCGCGCCTGCTCGTGCTCGACGAGCCGTTCGAGGCCGTCGACCCCGTCTCGAGCGGCGTCATCCTCGACATCCTCGGCACGTACGTCGAACACGGCGGCACGGTCATCCTCTCGAGCCACGGCATGGAGCTCGTCGAACGCGTCTGCTCGCGGGTCGCGGTGATCGTCTCGGGTCAGGTGCTCGCCGAGGGCACCGTCGACGAGGTGCGCGGCGAAGGAACGCTCGAGGAGCGCTTCCGCGAGCTCTCCGGTGGGCTCGGCGACGTGGAGGGCCTCGAGTGGTTGCACACGTTCTCCGCCTGA